The DNA segment GGGCGGGAAGGCAAAGAGCCCGATCGTTCTGAGGGCGGTTTTGTTCTCCGGATATCAGGTATGAGAGAAATCTGTGTGTTCAAATTCTCATCCATAACTCCAGAATTGAACGTCTGGATCATTTTCAGGGTAATAAACCTGGGAAGGGTAGATTCGATCGTGAAGGGGTCTGCCATCTACCCTCCTATCGTAATGGTGGGGGGACCGGGGGTGAAACCCCCCGGAACAGGCACCAGAACAGGATTTTTCTGAACCAAATGCGAGGAATTTCATCGACATGACAAAGATTTCTGATCAGTTTTGGAATGACCTCTATATCAAAAGCCCCGCCTCACGGGAAAATTCTGGATTGTCGCCTTCTCATGCTCACTCTGTCTGTTCGCACCCCAAAAGTCTTCGACCCCCTTGCATTCTTCTTCAGAAATTTCTGCTCGATCTTCCCCGGTTCTATCCTGAGGGAAGGATCGGGTAGGGATTACGGGGAAGGCAGGGGATCCACGCCGGCCCTCATGGAATCAAGGGCATACATCGACCCGATCATGAGAATGTATCATGAAAACTACAGGAGGTGATTTTCAAAGAGCCGCTTGATACTCCGTTTCATGAGCGACTCCAAAAGGCCCGTTTTTCAGATCATACAACAGGCACCGCCCGGGCATCTCCCATGGGACGGGTTCTTTCTATTCTTCTCCCGCAGGTCACGGCGCCAAGGCTATCAAGACGTCTTCAGAAAAGATCCGGAATCAGGAAAGGGACCAAAAAAATGGTGCCCGGGATCGGGCATCTGCAGTATTTTTCAGGTTTACATCGGGGGCATGCCGCCCATGCCGCCCATGCCGCCGCCCATTGCTGCCATTTCCTCCGGGGAGGGGCCGGCAGACTTGGAGGAGGCGATGACGTCGTCAATCCTGAGGATCATGATGGCAGCCTCTGCGGCCGAGTTGAGGGCCTGGGTCTTCACCCGCAGGGGTTCGACAACGCCAAGGGCGAGCATGTCGCCGGCCTTGCCGGAGTAGACATCGAGGCCCGCGGTCTTCTGGCCCTTCTCATGGGCCGCACGCAGTTCGACAAGGATGTCAATCGGGTCGAGACCTGCGTTCTCGGCAAGGGTTCTCGGGATGATCTCAAGAGCGCTTGCAAAGGCCTCGATGGCGAGCTGGGCCCTGCCACCGACGGTCGCGGCGTACTCGCGGAGCCGCAGGGAGAGTTCGACCTCGGGGGAGCCGCCGCCGGCGACGAACTTCTTGTCGCTGAGGGCGACTTCGACGACACGAAGGGCGTCCTCCATAGCGCGGTCAAGCTCGTCGACGACGTGCTCGGTGCCACCCTTAATGATGATGGAAACCGCCTTCGGGTTCTTGCACTGCTCGACGAAGGTCATGTCTTCGCCAGAGACCTTCCTCTCCTCGACGATACCGGCAAAGCCGAGTTCATCGGGAGTGATGGCGTCGATGGAGGAGACAAGGTTCGCACCGGTTGCACGGGAGAGCTTCTCCATGTCGGACTTCTTCACGCGGCGAGCGGCAAAGACACCGGCCTTCGCAAGGTAGTGCTGGGCGATGTCGTCGATGCCCTTCTGGCAGAAGAGGACGTTCGCACCGGAGGCGACGATCTTGTCGACGATGTTCCGGATCATCCGCTCTTCCTCGTCGAGGAACATCTGGAGCTGGTCAGGGCTCGTGATGTTGATCTCGGCGTCGACTTCGGTCTTCTTGAACTCGACCGCGGCGTTGAGGAGGAGGATCTTTGCGTCTTCGACCTTCTTCGGCATTGCCGGGTGGACGCGCTCCTTGTCAATGAGCACGCCCTCGACGATCTTGGAGTCCTCGATAGAACCGCCGACCTTCTTCTCGACCTTCACGTAGTCGAGGTCGATGGTGCCGTCTTCGTCGGCGACCATGGTGACGGCCCTGACGACGAGGTCACAGAGCTTGTCCTTTGCGGCCTCTGCACCCTTGCCCGTCATGGCGGTTCCCGCGATCTTCATCAGGATCTCGGAGTCGCCGGGCTTGACATCGATGGCAAGTTCTCTGACGATCTCGATCGCCTTCTCGGCTGCCATCCGGTAACCGTGGGCAATGACCGTCGGGTGGACGTCCTGCTCGAGGAGGTCCTCGGCGCGCTTGAGAAGTTCGCCGGCCACGACGACTGCGGTGGTGGTACCGTCGCCGACCTCGTCGTCCTGGGTCTTCGCGACCTCGACCATCATCTTGGCGGCCGGGTGCTCGATGTCCATCTCCTTGAGGATAGTCACGCCATCGTTCGTGATGACGACATCGCCGATAGTGTCGACGAGCATCTTATCCATGCCCTTCGGACCAAGAGTTGTTCGGACGGCGCCGGCAACGGCCTTGGCTGCGGCGATGTTGATACTCTGCGCGTCCCTCCCGCGGGTGCGGGAACTTCCCTCTTTAAGAATAAGGATTGGTTGTCCTCCCATCTGCTGCGACATGTGAATCACCATATAGTGTAGCGCTAGAATAGTTGGTTTGTAGTTCTATATATAGCTTATTACTGATGGATCATCTCGATGAGGTCAGAACCGTCTTCAAGAGTACGCAGTTGTTCTTCTCCGATAACAAGGGTCCTTCCGATCCTCTTTTTCTTCGTGTAGTCTGAAATGACGCACATCGCATAGGCCCCGGCGACCTGGGATATGTTCCCGATGAGAGCAGCGCGCTTGACCGTCTTCTGCGCCGTTCCGAAACAGGTCAGGATCCGCTCTTCCTGGATGACGGCGAGCGCCTGGAAAGGGGCGCGGCGCATCTGGTGGATCTCGATGCCCATCCGCTCGAAGTCGGCAGGGAATGGTGCGGCCTCCGGGCCCCTGGCCTCCGGGGGAGACGGGATATAGGAGAGGAGGTCGATCGCCTCGACCACGGCCTCGTCGAAGAGTTCCTCAAGCTGGATCGCGACGTCCAGGGTCGTGGACATCCCGTCCTCGTACTTGCTGATCGTCCGGCGGGAGACGCCGAGGTGCCGGGCGAGGTCGCCGAGGGAGAGCTGGCTCCTCTCCCTGAGTCCCTTGAGCATGTCCCCGTTGATGTTCACGTACAGCCCGCCGGGCTGGGCATAGATGAGGGGTGGCACGCTCTCCACCAGGAAGTCGTACAGGGTTGCCGGGCTGATCGCATAGATGCCGTAGCGCACATAGACGGTGCCGCGTTCAAGGTCGGCGTCCCGTGCTCTCTCGCCGATAATGAGGGGTGAGGCGCCGAGGTGACGGGCGATGGCGTCGAGGTCACAGGAGATCTCCTCAGACACAGAATCGATGTGGGAGACGACTTTGATGACAAGAAGGACGCCCCTTTTTCCTGCAATGAGATCGAAAGAGCGAGGGCGGAGGCTGCACCGCTCGGAGACCTCATAGCCTGCCGTCAGCATGACGCTGATGACCATATCGAGGAGACGTTCCTGTGACATAGGTACTCGTTAAAGGTGGATATAGTACGACATCCTAATAAATAATCGCTTCATGTTCATAGGGATCGACGACACCGACTCTCCTGCCGGCATGTGCACGACCTACCTCGGGGCACGGCTGATCAGGGCCCTCAATCAGGCCGGAATGAGGGTATTCGAGACAAGGCTGGTCAGGCTCAACCCGAACGCGCCCTTCAAGACGCGGGGGAACGCGGCGGTCTGCATCGGGGCCGAAGGCGACAGGGACGAGGCATTCTCCCTCGCGTCGGGGCTTGTCGAGGAGCTCGCGGACTTCTCCTGCGCAAACACCAATCCCGGTCTTGTTGCGGCAGAGCGCCGACCCGACCCGGCCTTCTACTGGAAGGCGGCGCAGGACTTCTGCACCATAGAGGAGGCACGTGTCGTCCTCGAAAGGGAAGGAGCGCTGTACCGTGGCTGGAAAAATGGGCGGGGTCTCATCGGGGCGACCGCGGCGGTCGCAAGTGTCCTTCCCGACAGGACATGGGAACTCCTGGCATACCGACGCGCGGAGTGCCGGGGGACGCCGCGGGCCGTCGAGAGGGC comes from the Methanofollis sp. genome and includes:
- the thsA gene encoding thermosome subunit alpha yields the protein MSQQMGGQPILILKEGSSRTRGRDAQSINIAAAKAVAGAVRTTLGPKGMDKMLVDTIGDVVITNDGVTILKEMDIEHPAAKMMVEVAKTQDDEVGDGTTTAVVVAGELLKRAEDLLEQDVHPTVIAHGYRMAAEKAIEIVRELAIDVKPGDSEILMKIAGTAMTGKGAEAAKDKLCDLVVRAVTMVADEDGTIDLDYVKVEKKVGGSIEDSKIVEGVLIDKERVHPAMPKKVEDAKILLLNAAVEFKKTEVDAEINITSPDQLQMFLDEEERMIRNIVDKIVASGANVLFCQKGIDDIAQHYLAKAGVFAARRVKKSDMEKLSRATGANLVSSIDAITPDELGFAGIVEERKVSGEDMTFVEQCKNPKAVSIIIKGGTEHVVDELDRAMEDALRVVEVALSDKKFVAGGGSPEVELSLRLREYAATVGGRAQLAIEAFASALEIIPRTLAENAGLDPIDILVELRAAHEKGQKTAGLDVYSGKAGDMLALGVVEPLRVKTQALNSAAEAAIMILRIDDVIASSKSAGPSPEEMAAMGGGMGGMGGMPPM
- a CDS encoding transcriptional regulator, with protein sequence MSQERLLDMVISVMLTAGYEVSERCSLRPRSFDLIAGKRGVLLVIKVVSHIDSVSEEISCDLDAIARHLGASPLIIGERARDADLERGTVYVRYGIYAISPATLYDFLVESVPPLIYAQPGGLYVNINGDMLKGLRERSQLSLGDLARHLGVSRRTISKYEDGMSTTLDVAIQLEELFDEAVVEAIDLLSYIPSPPEARGPEAAPFPADFERMGIEIHQMRRAPFQALAVIQEERILTCFGTAQKTVKRAALIGNISQVAGAYAMCVISDYTKKKRIGRTLVIGEEQLRTLEDGSDLIEMIHQ